The following coding sequences lie in one Micropterus dolomieu isolate WLL.071019.BEF.003 ecotype Adirondacks linkage group LG15, ASM2129224v1, whole genome shotgun sequence genomic window:
- the lbx1a gene encoding transcription factor LBX1a, whose product MNSKDDSKCPAVLEERRRSPLDQLPPPAISNKPLTPFSIEDILNKPSVKRSYSLSGVERHISPSAGHRLSGRAVLSQTSPLCALEELASKTFKGLEVSVLQAAEGRDGLTLFGQRNTPKKRRKSRTAFTNHQIYELEKRFLYQKYLSPADRDQIAQQLGLTNAQVITWFQNRRAKLKRDLEEMKADVESAKASGCVAFEKLSKLAELEKCAAGGMVSAPGHTEPNPVSARSHHDTTENLDSGRPHSSPLSPASSWCTGRLSSKCCSEEEDEEIDVDD is encoded by the exons ATGAACTCCAAGGACGACTCGAAATGCCCAGCAGTGCTGGAGGAGCGGAGGCGCAGTCCGCTGGATCAGCTCCCGCCGCCGGCCATCTCCAACAAGCCGCTGACACCTTTCAGCATCGAGGACATCCTCAACAAGCCGTCAGTGAAAAGGAGCTACTCCCTGAGCGGGGTGGAGCGCCACATCTCTCCCTCGGCGGGTCACCGCCTGTCAGGCCGGGCGGTGCTCAGTCAAACCTCCCCGCTCTGCGCGCTCGAGGAGCTGGCCAGCAAAACCTTCAAGGGCCTGGAGGTCAGCGTCCTGCAGGCTGCCGAGG GCCGAGACGGTCTGACGCTCTTCGGCCAGAGGAACACACCTAAGAAGCGGCGGAAGTCCCGCACGGCGTTTACCAACCACCAGATCTACGAGCTGGAGAAGCGCTTCCTGTACCAGAAGTACCTGAGCCCGGCGGACCGGGACCAGATCGCCCAGCAGCTGGGTCTGACCAACGCGCAGGTCATCACCTGGTTTCAGAACCGGCGGGCCAAGCTCAAGCGGGACCTGGAGGAGATGAAAGCGGACGTGGAGTCCGCCAAGGCCTCGGGCTGTGTGGCCTTTGAGAAGCTCTCCAAGCTGGCCGAGCTAGAGAAGTGCGCTGCTGGAGGGATGGTTTCAGCGCCTGGCCACACCGAGCCGAACCCGGTCTCTGCCAGGTCCCACCACGACACCACCGAGAACCTCGACTCCGGCAGACCGCACAGTTCGCCTCTTTCCCCCGCATCGTCGTGGTGCACGGGCCGGCTGAGCAGCAAGTGCTGctcggaggaggaggatgaggagattGACGTGGATGACTGA
- the LOC123984150 gene encoding uncharacterized protein LOC123984150 isoform X1 produces the protein MDPEKLSAVLQWPRPENRKQLKNRWMSWSRRCSSLTACPLTSSLTVGPSSPLRFGEPSALPSVLLSERANQKMESGLCCLVSTNPTTWSSQLPWVEYTHNTLPTSATGLSPFQCLYGYQPPLFPAQERDVSVPSVQAHIRRCHRTWHLAMKIRPVPLDHLSPLPACTVVRRNLRLACQLPQLLPPLQNPDLAMIPSAYSFSLSFSNKPLLSTSSQLLGSVTRPDRQFECTRSHC, from the exons ATGGACCCGGAGAAGTTGAGCGCCGTGCTGCAGTGGCCCAGGCCAGAGAACCGAAAGCAGCTAAAGAACCGGTGGATGTCCTGGTCAAGGAGGTGTTCCTCACTCACAGCCTGCCCACTGACATCGTCTCTGACCGTGGGTCCTAGTTCACCTCTGCGGTTTGGCGAGCCTTCTGCCTTGCCATCGGTGCTACTGTCAGAAAGGGCCAATCAGAAGATGGAGTCGGGTCTTTGCTGTCTGGTCTCCACTAACCCCACTACCTGGTCCTCCCAACTCCCCTGGGTGGAGTATACCCACAACACACTGCCAACCTCTGCCACAGGTCTGTCCCCCTTCCAGTGTTTATATGGCTATCAACCCCCCTTGTTTCCTGCCCAGGAGAGAGACGTTTCAGTGCCCTCTGTTCAAGCTCACATCCGCCGGTGTCACCGGACCTGGCACCTTGCCATG AAAATTCGCCCTGTTCCCCTGGATCACCTGTCCCCCCTGCCAGCCTGCACAGTCGTCAGGAGAAATCTCCGCCTCGCCTGCCAGCTCCCACAGCTTCTCCCTCCCCtacagaacccggaccttgccATGATCCCCTCAGCTTACTCATTCTCTCTGTCGTTCTCTAATAAACCTCTTTTATCCACCTCCAGTCAGCTCTTGGGTTCAGTTACGAGACCTGACAGACAGTTTGAGTGTACAAGAAGTCATTGCTAA
- the LOC123984150 gene encoding uncharacterized protein LOC123984150 isoform X2, translating into MDPEKLSAVLQWPRPENRKQLKNRWMSWSRRCSSLTACPLTSSLTVGPSSPLRFGEPSALPSVLLSERANQKMESGLCCLVSTNPTTWSSQLPWVEYTHNTLPTSATENSPCSPGSPVPPASLHSRQEKSPPRLPAPTASPSPTEPGPCHDPLSLLILSVVL; encoded by the exons ATGGACCCGGAGAAGTTGAGCGCCGTGCTGCAGTGGCCCAGGCCAGAGAACCGAAAGCAGCTAAAGAACCGGTGGATGTCCTGGTCAAGGAGGTGTTCCTCACTCACAGCCTGCCCACTGACATCGTCTCTGACCGTGGGTCCTAGTTCACCTCTGCGGTTTGGCGAGCCTTCTGCCTTGCCATCGGTGCTACTGTCAGAAAGGGCCAATCAGAAGATGGAGTCGGGTCTTTGCTGTCTGGTCTCCACTAACCCCACTACCTGGTCCTCCCAACTCCCCTGGGTGGAGTATACCCACAACACACTGCCAACCTCTGCCACAG AAAATTCGCCCTGTTCCCCTGGATCACCTGTCCCCCCTGCCAGCCTGCACAGTCGTCAGGAGAAATCTCCGCCTCGCCTGCCAGCTCCCACAGCTTCTCCCTCCCCtacagaacccggaccttgccATGATCCCCTCAGCTTACTCATTCTCTCTGTCGTTCTCTAA